The Nitrososphaerota archaeon genome has a segment encoding these proteins:
- a CDS encoding isocitrate/isopropylmalate dehydrogenase family protein produces MGKKAALIRGDGTGPELVDAMFTVLKAAGSKVKFVQCDAGLDWWEKHKGDSLVPEETWDVLKETDACFKGPTTTPTIPGAPRSVAVNIRQRFDLYANVRPIKTFPGTEGPLGKVDFLCVREATEGMYSGLDYKVSDDAAITIRKITRKSCERIAGYAFKAAQQRRWKKVIAISKANILRETDNMFLESVRRVAKEFPGITAEEYFVDNMAQQLLKNPRRFNQNVLLSTNLFMDIISEEASALIGSIGCVYSANIGDEYAMFEPAHGSSPKYKGMDKVNPAATILSGAWLLDYLGEKKESRAIFEATEWVFAEGKHLTYDLGGRASTSQMAKHIAKEVEKIL; encoded by the coding sequence ATGGGAAAGAAAGCGGCACTGATCAGAGGAGACGGCACAGGGCCGGAATTGGTCGATGCGATGTTTACAGTGCTAAAGGCTGCAGGTTCCAAAGTCAAGTTTGTGCAGTGCGATGCTGGACTAGACTGGTGGGAGAAGCATAAAGGAGATTCTCTTGTTCCTGAAGAAACGTGGGACGTTCTCAAAGAGACGGATGCCTGCTTTAAAGGACCGACCACGACTCCTACTATACCCGGAGCGCCCAGAAGCGTAGCTGTAAACATAAGACAGCGCTTTGATCTTTATGCGAATGTCAGGCCGATAAAGACCTTTCCCGGTACCGAAGGACCTCTTGGCAAGGTCGACTTTCTGTGCGTTAGGGAAGCGACTGAAGGAATGTACAGCGGCCTTGACTACAAGGTTTCTGACGATGCTGCGATAACGATACGGAAGATTACAAGAAAGTCATGCGAAAGAATTGCAGGGTACGCTTTCAAAGCTGCTCAGCAGAGGAGGTGGAAGAAAGTTATTGCAATATCAAAGGCTAACATACTGAGGGAAACCGATAACATGTTTCTCGAGTCCGTCAGGAGGGTTGCTAAAGAGTTTCCCGGCATAACGGCTGAGGAGTATTTTGTCGATAATATGGCGCAGCAGTTATTGAAGAACCCACGGCGATTTAACCAGAACGTCCTCTTGAGCACTAACCTGTTCATGGACATAATCTCTGAGGAGGCCTCTGCACTGATAGGCAGCATAGGCTGCGTCTATTCAGCGAACATCGGAGATGAATATGCTATGTTCGAGCCTGCTCACGGGAGCTCTCCAAAATACAAAGGCATGGATAAGGTGAATCCTGCAGCGACCATACTTTCTGGGGCGTGGCTGCTCGACTATCTTGGTGAGAAGAAGGAAAGCAGGGCTATCTTCGAAGCTACGGAGTGGGTCTTTGCAGAAGGCAAGCATCTGACATACGACCTTGGAGGCAGGGCATCTACAAGCCAAATGGCAAAACACATAGCAAAGGAAGTTGAAAAGATTCTCTAA
- a CDS encoding rhomboid family intramembrane serine protease — protein sequence MVFLYIFGDNVEAKFGHTKFLLLYIIFGFAGALLQIFFAFLQGSDPSIPGIGASAAISGVLGAYVVFFPFNRVVTFVFYFYLARLVRIPAIFYIGFWFLLQFISGAAGVSEGVGYWAHVGGFVAGFAIAGLAKIANLTRQRI from the coding sequence ATGGTCTTCCTTTACATCTTCGGGGATAACGTCGAAGCCAAGTTCGGTCATACAAAGTTTCTCCTGCTGTACATCATCTTTGGATTTGCCGGTGCTTTATTGCAGATATTCTTCGCCTTCCTACAGGGAAGCGACCCCTCCATACCGGGTATCGGTGCTTCCGCAGCGATATCAGGAGTTCTTGGCGCGTATGTAGTCTTCTTCCCTTTCAACAGGGTTGTCACTTTTGTCTTCTACTTTTATCTTGCAAGGCTCGTCAGGATACCTGCAATATTCTATATAGGTTTCTGGTTCCTGCTGCAATTCATAAGCGGCGCAGCTGGAGTTTCAGAAGGGGTCGGATATTGGGCCCATGTTGGAGGCTTCGTTGCAGGTTTTGCTATTGCTGGCCTTGCAAAGATTGCTAACTTGACTCGACAGAGGATTTAG
- the guaA gene encoding glutamine-hydrolyzing GMP synthase — protein MKEKVIVLDFGAQYAHLIARRVREASVYSELVAYDIPAEKVLEIAPKGIILSGGPSSVYDKGAPKCDPKIFGLDIPVLGICYGLQLMVSMLGGEVAKARKKEYGKAEMSIDDQKSIFAGLGSSTITWMSHGDTPTKLPRNFKAIGHTENSPYAAIQDSFGKLFGIQFHAEVAHTPRGNEILRNFLYKVCRCKGEWTMESFMDNSIAEIKKKVGNENVLCALSGGIDSSTTAVLVHKAVGSNLTCLFVNHGLLRKGEHEQVVKLFKTIGINMVDVDESEAFLKALQNVEEPEKKRQIVGEEFIRAFTKFASHTGSFRWLAQGTLYPDVIESAAAGGPAAKIKTHHNVGGLPAWMEFKLLEPVRDLYKDEVRKLAAMVGVPKEIIERHPFPGPGLAVRVIGAVTKEKLEICREASAIVEEELKRSGLYDKLWQCFAIVGDDKAVGVLGDERKYGYIVTIRAVESVDAMTADWARIPTAILEKISNRITNEVPNVTWVAYAISSKPPATIEPQ, from the coding sequence ATAAAAGAAAAGGTCATCGTTTTAGACTTTGGTGCCCAGTATGCACACCTTATCGCAAGGAGAGTGAGGGAGGCCTCCGTATATTCAGAGTTAGTGGCATACGACATCCCTGCAGAGAAAGTCTTGGAGATTGCTCCAAAAGGGATAATCCTCTCTGGAGGCCCTTCATCTGTATATGACAAAGGAGCGCCGAAATGCGATCCAAAAATCTTCGGCCTGGACATTCCGGTTTTAGGAATCTGCTACGGCTTGCAACTGATGGTCAGCATGCTCGGAGGAGAAGTTGCAAAGGCTAGGAAGAAGGAATATGGCAAGGCTGAAATGTCGATTGATGACCAGAAATCAATCTTTGCTGGTTTAGGTTCATCGACCATAACTTGGATGAGCCACGGCGACACTCCAACTAAACTGCCTAGAAACTTCAAGGCGATAGGGCATACGGAAAATTCTCCATACGCTGCAATCCAAGACAGTTTTGGGAAATTGTTCGGCATCCAGTTTCATGCCGAAGTAGCACACACACCAAGAGGCAACGAGATTCTACGGAACTTCCTGTACAAGGTATGCAGGTGCAAGGGAGAATGGACTATGGAGTCATTCATGGATAATTCGATAGCGGAGATCAAGAAGAAGGTTGGAAATGAAAATGTTCTATGCGCTTTGAGCGGGGGAATAGACTCTTCCACAACAGCAGTTCTTGTGCATAAAGCAGTTGGGAGCAACCTTACCTGTCTTTTCGTCAATCACGGTCTGCTAAGAAAGGGCGAGCACGAGCAAGTCGTCAAACTCTTCAAGACCATTGGAATTAACATGGTCGATGTTGATGAGTCAGAAGCTTTTCTGAAGGCCCTCCAGAATGTTGAGGAGCCTGAAAAGAAGAGGCAGATAGTTGGGGAAGAATTCATCAGAGCGTTTACGAAGTTTGCCAGTCATACAGGCTCTTTCAGGTGGCTGGCCCAAGGCACGCTATATCCAGATGTTATTGAGAGTGCAGCAGCAGGAGGCCCTGCAGCCAAGATCAAAACCCACCATAACGTTGGAGGCTTACCCGCATGGATGGAGTTCAAACTGCTTGAGCCGGTGAGGGATTTGTATAAAGATGAAGTAAGGAAACTTGCAGCGATGGTTGGGGTGCCGAAAGAAATTATAGAAAGGCATCCATTTCCCGGTCCGGGTCTGGCGGTCAGAGTCATCGGTGCTGTTACAAAGGAGAAACTGGAGATATGCAGGGAAGCCAGCGCAATTGTTGAAGAGGAGCTGAAAAGGTCTGGACTATACGATAAACTCTGGCAGTGCTTTGCGATAGTTGGAGATGACAAAGCGGTTGGGGTTCTTGGCGATGAAAGAAAGTACGGCTACATAGTAACAATAAGAGCTGTAGAGTCAGTAGATGCGATGACGGCAGACTGGGCAAGAATTCCTACTGCCATTCTGGAAAAAATCAGCAACAGAATTACAAACGAAGTACCTAATGTCACATGGGTAGCCTATGCAATTTCGAGCAAGCCACCTGCGACCATTGAACCGCAGTAG
- a CDS encoding ATPase has product MNKEQDSIVLDTSVIIDGIISKMVENGELKGSKIIVPTAALDELQAQASKHREHGFTGLEELKKIRKLCEENGITLEFSGERPSLEDIQLARSGRIDALIRDAAKKINGWLYTADYVQALVAEAEGVKVKHFPAEVKITGLSFENFFDENTLSVHLKEDVVPFAKRGRPGKFVLEKVGDKTLTKEEIETIIMEITEAARISEEGFTEISRGGALVIQLGKFRIAIARPPFSDGLEVTIVKPIVKLVLEDYKMSAKLLERLRSKAEGIVIAGPPGSGKSTFASSLADFYTAQNKIVKTFESPRDLQVGPEVTQYAPLEGDFEKTADILLLVRPDYTIFDEVRRSRDFAVFADMRLAGVGMVGVVHASDPVNAVQRFLGRVELGMIPHILDTVIFVRGGVIEKVYTLNLAVKVPTGMTEADLARPVVEVKDFEDGKLEYEIYTFGEENVIIPVSSIKTEQTGIRKLAAERIKEVVSKFDPRADVQVVSDNRAVVRIDKSAVPRMIGKGGAVVSDLEESLGIHIDVESKIAALGDEVRMETKETGDSIDLVFGDDIIGKTVSIYINDKFLFSATIGRKAKIHLSKKSELGKSLINALLAEKDVRAITQ; this is encoded by the coding sequence TTGAATAAAGAACAAGACAGCATCGTGCTTGACACGAGCGTCATAATAGACGGCATAATCTCAAAGATGGTTGAAAATGGCGAGCTGAAAGGCTCCAAGATTATCGTGCCTACAGCGGCTCTGGACGAGCTTCAGGCTCAAGCATCAAAACACAGGGAGCACGGCTTTACTGGGCTTGAAGAGCTGAAGAAGATCAGGAAGCTCTGTGAGGAAAATGGGATAACGCTTGAATTCTCAGGTGAAAGGCCGAGCCTTGAGGACATACAGCTGGCAAGGAGCGGAAGGATAGACGCCCTGATTCGCGATGCGGCAAAGAAGATCAATGGCTGGCTCTATACTGCTGACTATGTTCAGGCGCTGGTTGCTGAGGCTGAGGGCGTAAAGGTGAAACACTTTCCCGCTGAAGTAAAGATTACAGGCCTTAGTTTCGAAAATTTCTTTGATGAGAATACTTTGAGTGTTCATTTGAAGGAGGATGTTGTTCCGTTTGCCAAGCGTGGAAGGCCCGGCAAGTTTGTACTTGAAAAAGTGGGCGATAAGACCCTGACCAAAGAAGAGATCGAGACCATCATAATGGAGATTACCGAAGCTGCAAGGATTTCTGAAGAAGGGTTCACCGAGATCAGCAGGGGAGGGGCGTTGGTCATCCAGCTGGGAAAGTTCAGGATTGCTATAGCTCGCCCGCCATTCTCAGACGGGCTGGAGGTAACCATTGTGAAGCCCATAGTGAAACTCGTGCTTGAAGATTATAAGATGTCTGCAAAGCTTCTTGAGAGGCTGAGGTCTAAAGCTGAGGGGATAGTTATAGCTGGGCCTCCGGGATCTGGCAAGAGCACTTTTGCAAGCAGCCTTGCAGATTTCTATACCGCTCAAAATAAAATAGTGAAGACGTTTGAGTCGCCAAGAGACCTGCAGGTAGGGCCGGAGGTTACCCAATACGCCCCTCTTGAAGGCGATTTCGAGAAGACTGCAGATATCCTTCTTCTGGTAAGACCTGACTATACGATATTCGACGAAGTAAGAAGGAGCAGGGATTTTGCAGTATTTGCAGATATGAGGCTCGCTGGAGTGGGTATGGTCGGCGTAGTTCATGCAAGCGATCCTGTAAATGCCGTGCAGAGGTTCCTTGGAAGAGTTGAACTCGGTATGATACCTCACATCCTTGACACTGTAATATTCGTAAGGGGTGGGGTAATAGAGAAAGTGTACACTCTGAACCTTGCAGTTAAGGTTCCAACTGGAATGACCGAAGCAGACCTTGCCAGACCTGTGGTTGAGGTTAAGGACTTTGAAGACGGAAAGTTAGAGTATGAAATCTACACCTTTGGCGAAGAAAATGTCATCATACCTGTCTCTTCAATAAAGACAGAGCAGACAGGGATAAGGAAGTTAGCCGCAGAACGAATCAAGGAAGTTGTTAGTAAGTTTGACCCTCGGGCAGACGTGCAGGTAGTTTCTGATAATAGAGCAGTTGTTAGAATCGACAAGTCTGCTGTGCCAAGAATGATAGGAAAGGGCGGAGCCGTGGTTTCAGACCTTGAAGAAAGTTTGGGCATCCACATAGACGTAGAATCCAAGATAGCTGCACTTGGGGATGAGGTTAGGATGGAAACAAAAGAAACTGGTGACTCTATTGATTTGGTATTTGGAGATGATATTATTGGGAAGACTGTGAGCATTTACATCAATGATAAGTTTCTTTTCTCCGCAACGATAGGCAGAAAGGCAAAGATTCACCTTTCGAAGAAGTCTGAACTTGGAAAATCTCTTATCAACGCTTTATTGGCGGAGAAGGATGTAAGGGCTATAACGCAGTAG
- a CDS encoding HAD family hydrolase: MLKQLSRAAETASALSCFLHGSSPNLFLRRKFSEIRILLSSSLSIRPCSNLPSFNTCQILLKLLLSAAIFDLDGTLVDFHFDGVSAKKALLAKIAELNIDADVSEANTTQDIFERVYASLSTNGASSRINDVRQELYRVLEHYELQAMPKILLKEKALETLEILKNDVALALVTNSGRNPASKILTKHGIERFFRVTVTRDDVVRLKPRGDGIAKAVSMLDVDTSEAIYIGDSVYDIRAAKEANVLVAAVVGGVHGTERLIKEEPDMVINDIAAVPSMLRQINGAVDAKRRTGE, encoded by the coding sequence CTGCTAAAGCAATTGTCCCGTGCTGCAGAAACTGCATCTGCTCTTTCTTGTTTTTTGCATGGCTCCAGTCCCAACCTCTTTTTGCGTCGAAAGTTTTCTGAAATTCGAATATTGCTTTCATCGAGTCTTTCAATTCGTCCATGCTCAAACTTGCCAAGTTTTAATACTTGCCAAATTTTATTGAAACTGTTGCTTTCAGCAGCCATATTCGATCTTGATGGAACTCTGGTTGATTTCCACTTCGACGGAGTTTCTGCAAAGAAAGCCCTGCTGGCAAAGATTGCAGAGCTGAACATCGATGCTGATGTTTCTGAGGCTAATACGACTCAAGATATATTTGAAAGGGTTTATGCAAGTCTATCCACTAATGGAGCTTCGTCAAGGATTAATGATGTGCGTCAGGAGCTCTACAGGGTTCTTGAACACTATGAACTACAGGCGATGCCAAAGATTCTGCTAAAGGAGAAGGCACTTGAAACTCTTGAAATTCTGAAGAACGATGTTGCCCTTGCTCTGGTAACAAACTCTGGAAGGAACCCTGCCAGCAAGATATTGACGAAGCATGGCATCGAGAGGTTCTTTAGGGTCACTGTCACAAGGGACGATGTTGTACGACTGAAACCGAGAGGAGACGGGATAGCAAAAGCAGTTTCCATGCTCGATGTCGATACCTCAGAGGCAATCTACATAGGCGATTCCGTATACGACATAAGGGCAGCCAAAGAGGCCAACGTGTTAGTTGCTGCAGTCGTTGGAGGTGTGCATGGCACGGAAAGGTTGATCAAAGAGGAACCAGATATGGTGATCAATGATATTGCGGCAGTCCCTTCAATGCTAAGGCAGATAAATGGCGCGGTTGATGCAAAGCGCAGAACTGGTGAATGA